The Planktothrix agardhii NIES-204 genomic interval ATTGTAAAATGCCAAATGTTCAAATTGCTCTAAGTTAAAATTCCCTTCAAACAGATGGTTTAAATGTCGTAACATATTCAAGTTGAATGCCGCCGTTACCCCTTGACTATCATCATAAGCGGGTTCTAAAATTGATTTAGATTTGTGTAAATCAACCCCCAATAAAAAATAATCTCCAGGTTGCAAAGCTTCGACAATATGGGAAAAGAAAACATGGCATTCTTCCGGTTTCAAATTTCCCAAGCTACTGCCAATAAACCCAATCATTCGAGCAGGTAAGGGGGAAGGATTGAGATGTTTTAAAGCTGTCTCATAGGTGCTAACAATTCCATGAATATTCAGCTTCGGGTAATCTTTGAGCAGATTATAGGCACTTTCTTCTAAAATTCCGCCACTAATATCAATGGGTAAATAATGAAGTGGATGACCTAATTCTTGATAAGCGTCTAATAGAATTCGAGTTTTTGTAGAACTCCCACTTCCTAATTCTACAAGTTCGCAATAGCCTGTTAAATTGGCAATTTCTGAGGCATAATCTTGTAAAATCTTTGCTTCTGTGCGGGTTACATAATATTCGGGTAACTCACAAATTTTTTCAAACAATAATGATCCTCGATCATCATAAAAATATTTAGGTGGTAAGGTTTTTGGGGTTTGGGTTAACCCATTAATCACATCATCTCCCGCAGCAACGGGACATTTTTCTCGAAAAGTGTCAATCTTTAACCGAGGGCTAACCCTCGTGTACTTGTCTGGTGATAAGACGGTAGAATTAGAAATTACCATGATCAAACATACAAATTCAGCTTAAGATAGACATCATACTGTGTCTTGTTTGGATAAAATATTACAATTTGTTTAAGATTGCGATACAATAGAGGATAGTTGTTGAAAAAATTCTGATGGATGTCTATGACTGCTACTGCAAATGTTAAAACGGAGTACGAAGCGATTATTGGGTTAGAAACCCATTGTCAATTGAATACCGAAACCAAGATTTTCTCGAATTCTTCCACGAAATTTGGGGCTGATCCTAATATGAATATTGATCCGATTTGTATGGGATTACCCGGTGTCCTCCCGGTATTAAATGAAAAAGTCTTAGAATATGCCGTAAAAGCCGGGTTAGCCCTGAATTGTGCAATTGCTCCTTACAGTAAATTTGATCGCAAACAATATTTTTATCCTGATTTGCCTAAAAATTATCAAATTTCTCAATATGATTTACCCATTGCCATAAATGGTCATTTAGAAATAGAAATTGTCGATGAAGATGGCAGTGCAACTCGCAAAACTATTGGAATTACTCGCTTACATATTGAAGAAGATGCCGGAAAATTAGTCCATGGCGGAAGCGATCGCCTTTCCGGTTCCACCTATTCTATGGTTGATTATAATCGGGCGGGAATTGCTTTAGCTGAAATTGTCTCTGAACCCGATATTCGTTCGGGACAAGAAGCCGCCGAATATGCCCAAGAAGTGCGTCGAATTGTGCGTTATTTGGGCGTGAGTGATGGCAATATGCAGGAAGGTTCGCTACGATGTGATGTGAATATTTCCGTGCGTCCGGTGGGACAAAAAGAGTTCGGAACTAAAGTTGAAATCAAAAATATGAACTCTTTTAGTGCGATCCAACGGGCGATTGATCATGAAATCGAACGGCAAATTAAGGCAATTGAAACCCGGGAAAAAATTGTTCAAGAAACCCGGTTATGGGAAGAAGGAAGTCAACGGACAATTAGTATGCGAAAAAAAGAAGGAGCAAGCGATTATCGCTATTTTCCTGAACCCGATCTTCCACCGATTCAAGTATCTGCTGAACAACTCAAAACCTGGAAATCTCAATTACCTGAACTTCCAGTAGAAAAACGTCATCGCTATGAATCAGAATTAGGATTATCCCCCTACGATACTCGTATATTAACGGATGATCACCCGATTTCTGAATATTTTGAAGCCACAATTGCCGCCGGAGCTAATATTAAACAAGCGGTAAATTGGATTATTGGTGATATTACGGCCCATCTCAAAAATGAAAAATGCAGTGTTACTGAAGTCGCTTTAAAACCGGAAGGATTAGCAGAATTAATTGCTTTAATTGAATCTGGAACAATTAGCGGTAAAATTGCTAAGGATTTATTACCAGAATTGTTAACTCAAGGCGGATCTCCTAAAGCATTAGTTGAAATAAAAGGATTAATTCAATTATCCGATCCTAAAGCATTAGCAGAAATTATTGATCAAGTTTTGGTAGAAAATCCCAAGGAATTAGAACAATATCACGCCGGAAAAACCAAACTCCAAGGATTTTTTGTTGGTCAAATTATGAAAAAAACCGGAGGACGGGCTGACCCTAAACTCACGAATCAACTATTAGGAGAAAAACTCAAAAAATAAATAAATTTATTCAGGTTAGGTTTTACGAATTATGAACCCAACCTGAATTGTCAGATTAATCAGATTTAGGACTAAAAAATAATTGGTTAACCTTACTAATTACCCAACTCAAAATCGCCCCACCCATTAAAATTCCAATCGCTGGAGTAAATACAGGTTCCCAAAGTTTATACCATAAATCCAAACCCAGATTGAGTTTAAAAGAATTGCCTAAAACCGCAACGACTAACCAAAAAAAACTGAATAATACAAAAAAAACATTTGCCACTAAAACTAGATTTAACCATTTAATCAACTGTTCTTTCATAGTTCAAACTCAATAAAAATTATGTCAATCTATTTGATCTCGATTATATTTTAAGGGTTAGCGGGATTTTTTTGCAAATATTAACTCAAAATTTGTAGACAAACTTAACCTAATCTTTGTTACAATAGATCCTAGCAGTTATAGTAGGCAGTCTGTGTTAATATGGTTCGCTACACCCTAGCTCAAAGTCCCGAAATCGTTCTTACTGTCCGAGGCAAAGATTCATCTCAAGCCCGGGAGAAAGCGATGGACAAACTGATGGAATTGATGGATACTGGGAAACTACCAACGGAATTAGAAGAAGGCTTTAGTCCCCAACAGTTTATCGAAGTTAAAGAACCCGATGATAGTCCCTTAGAAGAAGAAGATGCCATTTCCGAGGCGGTGCAAATTCTGAGTAATTTGGCTTCTTTGAAATTGAAGGTGATGGAATCAAAAGAAGAAGCCCTAAAAGTGCGAGAATCTATTGATATTCTGTTCACAGATCAACCAGTGACGGTGGAAGAAATCACCGATTTAAAAGACGGCTTTAAGGTATTAAAAAATTTCGCTGTTTCTAATCTTAGATATCGAGAAGCTAGGGGCAAAGCAGAAGAAGCTAGAGCCACTTTAGATGAAGCATTAAAATCTTCTGAACCCGAATCAAAACCAGATAATTCTCAGGGAAAAAAAGATAAAAAATAACTTTAAAATAGGGAATGGGGAATAGGCAATGGTGATGAATTGTTCGAGTATTTTAATAAGAGCAGTAATCATTATTCCCTCTTTTCCTAAAACCCATTACCTATCAAGGATTTAAACGGATTACGCGGTCTTGAATCCAAATCTATCCTAATATTTTGGGTGATTTCTTTAGCAGGAATCTGGTTAGGATTAATAGTCAGACAATGGGTGCTGACCGGAAGAATTTCCAAATTAAATTTTAATAAATTAGCAATAGATTTAAAACGAGGATTGCCAGACTAGACCGATGTTTCCACACCAACCCCTGACTGTGATCCCAAAATGGTGTTATGGCAGGGAACAGCCCTGGGGCTTGGGGGGGAGGGAACACCGGGGAAATACTTCATCGTCTGGGTTCCAAGATCCGTCTGGTGTCCTAACTGCCTTGGCGGTTGCTATACCGCTTGCGATCAGTTTTTATGATAGGATGGAAGTTTTGTATACACAAGCAATAAGCACCTAAAGGAGAAGCCAGATGGCTCGAATGTATTATGATGCCGATGCCAATTTAGATATTTTGGCGGGCAAAACTATTGCAATTATTGGTTATGGCTCCCAAGGTCATGCCCATGCCCTGAATTTAAAAGATAGTGGCTTGAATGTAATTGTCGGGCTATATCCTGGCAGTAAATCAGCCATCAAAGCCAAAGACTCCGGTTTAACCGTGCATAGTGTGGAAGACGCGGCGAAGGCTGCTGACTTTATTATGATTCTTTTGCCTGATGAAGTACAAAAAACTGTTTATAAAAACGAAATTGAACCCTATTTAACCGAAGGCAAAACCTTAGCATTTGCCCATGGTTTTAATATTCACTTTGGTCAAGTTGTCCCCCCTTCTAATGTCGATGTGGTGATGGTAGCACCCAAAGGCCCAGGGCATTTAGTCCGTCGCACCTACGAACAGGGCCAAGGAGTTCCCGCCCTATTTGCAGTATATCAAGATGCCTCTGGACAGGCCCGTGACCGGGCAATGGCCTATGCTAAAGGTATTGGTGGCACACGCGGTGGCGTTTTAGAAACTACATTCCGTGAAGAAACCGAAACCGACCTATTTGGTGAACAGGCGGTTTTATGTGGTGGTTTAAGTGCTTTAATTAAAGCTGGATTTGAAACCTTAGTTGAAGCGGGTTATCAACCGGAATTGGCTTATTTTGAATGTTTACACGAAGTTAAATTAATCGTAGATTTAGTCGTGGAAGGCGGTTTAGCCAAAATGCGCGATAGTATTTCTAATACGGCTGAATATGGAGATTATACCCGCGGCCCTCGGATTGTTACCGACGAAACCCGCGCCGAAATGCGGAAAATTCTCAGCGAAATTCAGTCCGGTCAATTTGCTAGAGATTTTGTCTTAGAAAACCAAGCTGGAAAACCCGGTTTCATCGCCATGCGTCGTCAAGAAGCCGAACATCCCATCGAAGAAGTGGGTAAAGACTTACGCGCTATGTTTAGTTGGATGAAGAAAGACTAAATTAAAGTAGAGACGTGCCATGGTACGTCTCTACAGGCGGTTAAATGTTAGCGATAACCGCCAAACCCCACAGCCTATTTTGTCGGCTGGCCTTGATCAAGTTTTTGAATGTCCTTCTCTCGTTGTTCGTTAGTATCTTTCGGCTTTAACCACTTCGGCCATAAACCCACAACAAACTCACGACTGGTTTTACTAGCATCTCTGGCGGGTTTGGGCAAAAATTTAAAGGTATCGCCAGAGGAAATAAACAGAATAATTAAGGCGACGGCACCCCAGCCTAGAATTTTTTTAGGAGTCATAAGCGATTTTTAAGATATAGATATTTATGGGAGTTTATTGTAATCAGATTTGAAAGGTTTGTACATCTAAATCAATCAATATCAAGAAATCCCTTCATTGTCGCCCCGTCAGCATAACACCCTAATAAGAGTGCGATCAAGCGCAACAACGAAGTTTTTCAACTTAATTACAATTATACCCGTTAATACTGAGTTTTTAATAGTTCCTCAATGAAAACTTGAGTTTCCGGGGGAATATCCTTAATTAAACGCACGGGAAAAGCAGGAGTTGAGATATATCGATAATATTCTGGAGTCAGGAATACCTGATATTTTTCGGCTTCGGGAGTTAGTTGGGCTGCGGTTGCTAAAACAATAGTTTTAGCGTAATCCTTAACATCTTTTGAGGCATCTCCGATGACTTCACCTCCGGAAATGGGAGTTACAGGAATCCAGCTTTGATCCCCAATAGTTCCAGGATCTCTAACGCTTAAATGGGTTGCACCGACCACCCCTAATAATAATTTTTCCGTGGGAATTTGGGGAAAAATAGCAATTTGTTCGGGTAAAGCAGGAGTAACTTTATCGGATGATTGTGTTAAAATTACAGTGGGAACTTGAACTTGATTTAATCCCGTTTTTCCGAATATAACCGAAGCAGTGGGGGCAAAGGCTATCGCCCGTTTAATTCGCGGATCACTAAACCGATAGCGATCATTCGGGAGTTCTGAGGCTAAACATTGGGTGGCTTTTCCTAAACTAAAGGTGATAAAACTCTGATCACAATTTTTCCTTAATTGATCAATTTGGAACTCTCCCCCAGCTAAAGCTAAAGCCGTTGCTCCTCCAAAAGAATATCCAAATACTAAAGTATTATTAGTATTAAATTTACCTTTAAATCTGGGATCACTAAGATTTAATTTTTCTAATTCATTTAAGGTAAAAATCAAATCTTGGGGACGTTCGATAACTTCTGTAGGAGATAAAAACAAATTTTTATTTACAAAAGTCGCATTACTCCCAGGATGTTCAGGAACAATAACAGTATAGCCATGGGAGGCTAAATGTTCCATTAAATAGCGTAATTCTTGATAATCTGAACCCCGACCGTGAGAATAAAGAATTAAAGGTTTATCTGGTGTAGCTGCGGAGGAGGAATAAATATAAACGGGAATATTGCGATTACGTTGTTTGTCTAGTAATTCTATCCGAGTAATTTCCACTTTTCCTGGCCCGGGTTGACTCGGATCAAGGGGAATTTTTGGAGCTTGAGGTATGTCACTGGGTAGTTTAGGTAAGACTTCTAAAAGTAACCTTTGAGTTTGCCAAAATCCTTGATTTAATCGTGTTAAAACCGCAAAGGAGCGAGGAAGATCAATCTCAATGGTCGGTAAAGGATAGTTTTCTAAAAAATTAATAACTGATAACCCTTGTTCAGATTTAGCTGAAGATATAATCGCTGTTTTAATGGCGACTCCTCCTTGGGATTTGTCCGCAGAAATAATCGTATCAATATCAGTTAATAATCTAGTTCCCACTTGACTATTAACAATTTCTTCAACGGTTTCATCCTTGATTTTAATTTTAATATTTAAAGCTCCTAAAGCCTGTTGCTTTTGTTCGGGCTTTAAAAAGCTAAAATAACCTAATAACCCCACGGGAACTTTCCCCGTTTCCGCAAATTCTTTTAAGTCTTTGACCGAAACCGTCGCATAAATAAATCCCTGTCTAATCACAACGGATTCCGCCGCCCGAAGGGGAAGGGTAAACACAGGAAAACCACTTAAAATAGTAGTTGCGAAAAGACTCAGGGGAAACAACAATTTTTTCCACTGGCGTTTGACGCGCTGTGCAGAAGCAGAAAGTGGAATTTGAACCATAATAATCTAGGTTAAACAATCCCAAAAGTTTAGCATCGAATTATCCGATCGCCATCGGGGGGCGGTGGTGGGAAAAAGGTTGTGCCGCTTCAAGTTGGGCAGCTAAAGCGATTAAAGTGGCTTCCGAGGCAGGTTTTCCCACTAACTGCACCCCCAGGGGTAAACCTTCTGGGGTAAATCCGGTGGGAATTGCGATCGCCGGTTGGCCACTAACATTAAACCCGGGACAGGGAGAAATCCATTCCGTAATCCGTTGTAAGGTTTCTGGGGGGGAAAGTTGGGCATATTCTCCCACCCGAATTGCTGGGTGCGTATAGGTGGGTAAAACCACCACATCAAAGGGGCTTAAGGTTGCCACAATTTGACGACCGCCGACCTGCATTTTAGATACCGCTTGCAAATATTGTCCGGCGGTAATTTCGCTTGACATTAACCATTGATTCACTGAGCCTAAATACTCCTGGGGAATTCCGGCCGCGGCTACTCCCGATTTCCAAACCGCAATAAACGGTTCCAGAATATCACTAAAATCGAGGTTAATCGGTTCGATTTGATGACCTAATTGTTCAAGGATATTCACGGTATTTGTCAAGGCTTGTTCACATTCCGGGGAGAGTAAACTGCCGGGTAAAATAGAAGGAGCAAAAGCAATTTTTAAAGACTTTGGAGGTTGTTGGGTTGCTGCTAAAAACGAAGGATTCGGATCGCTTATCCAATAGGGATCACCCAAAATATATCCCGACATAATATCAAGTAAAGCCGCGGCATCGGCCACGGTACGGGCTAGGGGGCCATCGGTAGAAATCCCACTTTGGAAGTCCCCCACCGGAGCATGGGAAACTCGCCCCCGAGTCGGTTTAATCCCCACCAAACCACAACAAAAAGCGGGGCCTCGCACCGACCCCCCACCATCCGACCCATGGGCGACAGGGGACAACCCAGCTGCAACAGCCGCCGCAGCCCCTCCACTGGAACCTCCGGGGGTGTAGTCTAAATTCCAAGGGTTACGCGCAGGAGGAAAGCCATCGGGTTCGGTATAGGGTAGGGAACCGATTTCTGAGGTCGCTGTTTTCCCTAAAATATTAAATCCGGCTTGACGAATTCGGCTCACCACTCCATCATCATAGGTGGCAATTCTATCAACTAAAGCCCGGGAACCGTGAGTACAAGCAATTCCAGCAACGGGGTTTAAATCTTTAATCGAAATTGGCACTCCAAAAAAAGGCGGTAAATTGTTAATATCTGAAATCTGGAATAATTGTTCCGTTTGGGTTTTAGCCAATATTAAAGCCCTATCCGCCATCACGGTAAAATAACAACCCAACAGAGGATTTAACCGTTGAATTCGATCTAAATAAAAATTAACTAACTCTAAAGGCGAGATAACTTTGGTGCGAATTAATTGGGCTTGTTCTAAGGCAGAAGTAAAAGCTAAATCCACTGAATTCATAATTATTAACTCAATTAAACTATTGATAAACAACCATTGATTCTGGTTGAAGTTTATCATTATTAAGGAAAAAACCAACAAGAATAGAGCCGAAACACTGTCACGATCAAACTTTTGTGAATATTCTTTGCTGCAATAGAGGATTGGGGGGTAAACTAGGAATATGGGATTTTAATATTTCAGCTAGAATTAATTGTTTCTATTCAAGGTCACGGGATATGACACAATCAGAGCGTCCACCTGTTCCTCGTCCGCCAGTACCAGGCGTTCCACCTCGTCCACCCGCACCCAAAGCACCTCCACCTCCAGGCGCGACCGTTGCTACGGCTCTTTCTGCACCTGCTCAGGCTACGGTGGCGACAACCAGGGTGATGGTCGCACCCAGAAACAAGGGCCCTAGCCCCGGAAATCCTACATTAGTGGATATTGTCAAACTAGCTAATGAGGAGGGAGCTTCGGACGTTCACTTAGGGGTGAATGAGCCACCGCGTTTGCGTAAACGGGGGGATATTGTACCTTTAGATTGGCCGAACACCGACTTGAATACCTTTATGAGTTGGTTGATGGAGATATTAAGCGATGAGGAAATTCAGCAATTTCAAGAAAACTTAGACTTTGACGGCGCGGCGGATTTAGGTTTTGTCCGAATTCGGATTAGCATTTTTGACGCTCTCAATGGCCCTTCATTGGTGCTGCGGTTAATTGGTTCGTCGATTTTGACTTTGGAACAGTTGAAGTTACCAGAGGTATTTAAAAAAATCTGTAACTACCACAAAGGATTAATTTTAGTTACTGGGCCGACGGGTTCGGGTAAGTCTACTACCCTAGCGGCAATGATTGACTACATGAACCGGAACTATGCCTATAATATTATTACTATTGAAGACCCGGTAGAATTTGTTCACGAAAGTAAAAAATCCCTGATTAAACACCGAGAAGTCGGACGTCATACCTTGAAGTTTTTTAATGCCCTTAAAGGAGCTTTGCGTCAAGACCCCGATGTCTTACTTGTGGGAGAAATTCGGGATAAAGAATCAATGCAAATCGCCTTAAAAGCAGCGCAAACAGGTCACTTAGTCTCTGGAACCTTACACACTAATAGTGCGGTAAAAACCATAACTCGGATTTTAGATATGTTTACCGCCGAGGAACAATCTTCGATTAAAGTCTCTATTTCCGAATCTTTGGTGGCAATTATTGCTCAATTATTATGTAAAACCACCGATGGTAAACGGGCGGCTTTTCACGATGTTCTGATCAATACCGATGTGATTAAGGAATATATCGTGAAAGACAAGTTTGAAGACATCAACCAAATTATGCTTAAAGATACCTATGAAGGGATGACGACTATGAACAAATCTCTTTATAATCTCTACCAAGAAGGACGAATTACTGAGGAGATTTGTTTAGATGTATCTCCCTTCCCCAACGAGATGAGCCAAATGTTGCGCGGGCGAGTCTAATAAGATCAGTCATCAGTCATTAGTCATCAGTTATTAGTCTATTACCGTTTACCTACAAATGGAATGATACCTTGAATTTATTTCAATCTACGGTCAATCATTCATTTAAAGCGATCGCTTTATTCACCCCTGGGGGAGATTTAGTCTATTGTATCGATCCGAATAAACAGCGTCGTTGGCATTCTGATCTTTGTATTTATTTACAAGAATTCCTGAGTTTACCTGAACCACCTCATTTTTTAATTCCTTGCTATACCGCTACCTATGATCAATGGGTCAACCCCCAAACCCAGGAGATTCAGTTTTCCGCAGAAGCCTATCCCCCAGTTCTGCAATACCAAACCTTATTAAATACCCTGTTTGATACAGGGGATTTAGTTTGGCAACCTATAAAAAATTCCGAAGAAGTTTGTAACCCTTTAATTATTGCGACTTACTATGAGCAGTTTCCCAAATTGTGGGAAAATCATGATCTAATTGTTCAGGTCAAAAAAAACAATTTGAGTCATGATTTCCCAAGTACCGAAAACCTGTCGGAACCCCAACCTTATACTGTTACACTCAATTTGTCTCCTCAACCCGAACTGAATCAAACTAAAGGCTATATTTTACGGTTATTTGTCTCCGGTCATAGTCTGGTGACAGAAAAAACCCTAAAAACCCTGCATCAACTTTTAGAAGGTTCGATTAGTCATCCTTACACTTTAAAAGTGATTGACGTTTTAAAACATCCCGACTTAGCGGAATCTGATCAAATTTCCGCTACCCCCACCTTAATTAAAGTCTGGCCTAAACCCGTCCGTCGAATTGTTGGAGAGTTAAATAATGTTGAGACTATTCTTAAATTATTAGGAAATCCTGCGGATGACTTTCCCGATGAATTTTAAGGCGTTTCTATCCTACACTTATATGAATTATAATAATAATATATAAAATTAATCCCAAGCCTAATATTATGGTAGCTACCGCACCCCCAATTCAAC includes:
- a CDS encoding amidase; the encoded protein is MNSVDLAFTSALEQAQLIRTKVISPLELVNFYLDRIQRLNPLLGCYFTVMADRALILAKTQTEQLFQISDINNLPPFFGVPISIKDLNPVAGIACTHGSRALVDRIATYDDGVVSRIRQAGFNILGKTATSEIGSLPYTEPDGFPPARNPWNLDYTPGGSSGGAAAAVAAGLSPVAHGSDGGGSVRGPAFCCGLVGIKPTRGRVSHAPVGDFQSGISTDGPLARTVADAAALLDIMSGYILGDPYWISDPNPSFLAATQQPPKSLKIAFAPSILPGSLLSPECEQALTNTVNILEQLGHQIEPINLDFSDILEPFIAVWKSGVAAAGIPQEYLGSVNQWLMSSEITAGQYLQAVSKMQVGGRQIVATLSPFDVVVLPTYTHPAIRVGEYAQLSPPETLQRITEWISPCPGFNVSGQPAIAIPTGFTPEGLPLGVQLVGKPASEATLIALAAQLEAAQPFSHHRPPMAIG
- a CDS encoding KaiB domain-containing protein; this encodes MNLFQSTVNHSFKAIALFTPGGDLVYCIDPNKQRRWHSDLCIYLQEFLSLPEPPHFLIPCYTATYDQWVNPQTQEIQFSAEAYPPVLQYQTLLNTLFDTGDLVWQPIKNSEEVCNPLIIATYYEQFPKLWENHDLIVQVKKNNLSHDFPSTENLSEPQPYTVTLNLSPQPELNQTKGYILRLFVSGHSLVTEKTLKTLHQLLEGSISHPYTLKVIDVLKHPDLAESDQISATPTLIKVWPKPVRRIVGELNNVETILKLLGNPADDFPDEF
- the gatB gene encoding glutamyl-tRNA(Gln) amidotransferase subunit B; the protein is MTATANVKTEYEAIIGLETHCQLNTETKIFSNSSTKFGADPNMNIDPICMGLPGVLPVLNEKVLEYAVKAGLALNCAIAPYSKFDRKQYFYPDLPKNYQISQYDLPIAINGHLEIEIVDEDGSATRKTIGITRLHIEEDAGKLVHGGSDRLSGSTYSMVDYNRAGIALAEIVSEPDIRSGQEAAEYAQEVRRIVRYLGVSDGNMQEGSLRCDVNISVRPVGQKEFGTKVEIKNMNSFSAIQRAIDHEIERQIKAIETREKIVQETRLWEEGSQRTISMRKKEGASDYRYFPEPDLPPIQVSAEQLKTWKSQLPELPVEKRHRYESELGLSPYDTRILTDDHPISEYFEATIAAGANIKQAVNWIIGDITAHLKNEKCSVTEVALKPEGLAELIALIESGTISGKIAKDLLPELLTQGGSPKALVEIKGLIQLSDPKALAEIIDQVLVENPKELEQYHAGKTKLQGFFVGQIMKKTGGRADPKLTNQLLGEKLKK
- the pilT_1 gene encoding twitching motility protein; translated protein: MTQSERPPVPRPPVPGVPPRPPAPKAPPPPGATVATALSAPAQATVATTRVMVAPRNKGPSPGNPTLVDIVKLANEEGASDVHLGVNEPPRLRKRGDIVPLDWPNTDLNTFMSWLMEILSDEEIQQFQENLDFDGAADLGFVRIRISIFDALNGPSLVLRLIGSSILTLEQLKLPEVFKKICNYHKGLILVTGPTGSGKSTTLAAMIDYMNRNYAYNIITIEDPVEFVHESKKSLIKHREVGRHTLKFFNALKGALRQDPDVLLVGEIRDKESMQIALKAAQTGHLVSGTLHTNSAVKTITRILDMFTAEEQSSIKVSISESLVAIIAQLLCKTTDGKRAAFHDVLINTDVIKEYIVKDKFEDINQIMLKDTYEGMTTMNKSLYNLYQEGRITEEICLDVSPFPNEMSQMLRGRV
- a CDS encoding ketol-acid reductoisomerase translates to MARMYYDADANLDILAGKTIAIIGYGSQGHAHALNLKDSGLNVIVGLYPGSKSAIKAKDSGLTVHSVEDAAKAADFIMILLPDEVQKTVYKNEIEPYLTEGKTLAFAHGFNIHFGQVVPPSNVDVVMVAPKGPGHLVRRTYEQGQGVPALFAVYQDASGQARDRAMAYAKGIGGTRGGVLETTFREETETDLFGEQAVLCGGLSALIKAGFETLVEAGYQPELAYFECLHEVKLIVDLVVEGGLAKMRDSISNTAEYGDYTRGPRIVTDETRAEMRKILSEIQSGQFARDFVLENQAGKPGFIAMRRQEAEHPIEEVGKDLRAMFSWMKKD